From Anopheles darlingi chromosome 2, idAnoDarlMG_H_01, whole genome shotgun sequence, the proteins below share one genomic window:
- the LOC125959158 gene encoding bursicon — MHRTYRRLYRYRYRCLWPASEDGSHSADDCQVTPVIHVLQYPGCVPKPIPSFACIGRCASYIQVSGSKIWQMERSCMCCQESGEREASVSLFCPKAKNGEKKFRKVRTTTGMPSVTLLFVSVFVRVCVSVGWSDAHSHANQSLA; from the coding sequence ATGCACCGGACATATCGCCGTTTGTACCGTTACCGTTACCGTTGTCTGTGGCCTGCGTCAGAGGATGGTTCCCACTCTGCAGATGACTGCCAGGTGACGCCCGTCATTCACGTGCTGCAGTATCCGGGCTGCGTACCGAAACCGATTCCGTCGTTCGCCTGCATCGGTCGCTGCGCCAGCTACATCCAGGTGTCCGGCAGCAAGATCTGGCAGATGGAGCGTTCGTGCATGTGCTGCCAGGAGTCGGGCGAACGGGAAGCCTCCGTTTCGCTCTTCTGTCCCAAGGCCAAGAACGGCGAGAAGAAGTTCCGAAAAGTACGCACAACAACCGGAATGCCTTCGGTTACTCTGTTGTTTGTGAGCGTgtttgttcgtgtgtgtgtgtctgtcggcTGGTCGGATGCTCATTCCCATGCTAATCAGTCGCTTGCATAG